In the Drosophila willistoni isolate 14030-0811.24 chromosome 3R, UCI_dwil_1.1, whole genome shotgun sequence genome, CTCTTCACACCCATCGCATTCAAAATACATCCCTTTATAACACATCATATCTTGTCAATAAGCTGCTTTCTTTTTGGGGAAATGTTCGGCAAAGATTTTATAAGCAGCTTCCCTTCAAAAGTGAAACAAATTGCCACCAAAAAGGTAGAGCAACCTTTGTTTGCTGTCCATACCAGGCGAACAATTTTCTTTGACCATGATTTATACAAGCAAGTGGTCTCGTTTTCTCCATCTTTGGGTGTTCTGACACGTCTTTCGGTCAGTGCGAAAAGATAATAACTGACAGGACTCTCCTCTTGACCAGCACGATGGGTTTTTCCACATGCTTGTATTCAAAATTCAAGCCAGACTGTCCAACGGTTATCAGAGTTTTCCCATTTTCGTCGCCTGGCGTTTTTGCTGACTTTTCATATGGAGCAACAGCTGGCCCAGTCAACTGGCAACTGCCAAGTGCttcctttttgtattttgttattaacattttggttatttatttttatttttttcttattttggtCACGTTTGATAAGCTTGAACTAATAATTCATGAATGGacagctgttgctgctgctttgaATGATTTTAAATATGAGATTCGAATGAGTTTATAAGtttctgtttatttatttaagaagCATTCACCCCCCAAAATGGGCACAGAGTAATGGCAATGGGATGGTTATCGAAGGAGGTTGGGAGAGGATGGGGTGGTTGATGCCATCCTTGCCATTGAGATTGATTGATGTCTTTGGCTGGCATAGGTTCAGCTAGACAATCATTAGctgagcgagagagaaagcgGCGGGCGGAGGACAAACGAATGCCACGCCCTATATGCCGAGTGTGGAATGTCGTGGAGTGCCGTTGACAGCTTGCCAAATTGTCTAAAGAAATGTTTCGTTTTCCCAGACATTGCCCTGACCATGACGCATCATTAGCATCTTCTAAGTTAACAATGGATAGACGATTAAAGTTTATATCTTTCAAATTTCATGACATTTACTCACAAATGGTTacgaaacttttttttttaaatttaagtaaacaaaatatatcTATTTTCCTAAAATCAATATaatttagaaatatttggaaatAGAAAACATTGAGTGTTAAAATTAGTTATAGTTTTTACTTATCAATTGTGTCACTAATGGCTAATTTCGTGGTTTAAATTTCTGCAAGAAGTTTCAAACCTTggtaaaattacaaaaatattcatttttttatctACAGAACTTTAAGAACTAAATAAGATATTAAACTGACATTCCTAAAACTAAACTAGAAAAGTATTTACTATATAAAAGTTAtcagaacagaaaaaaaacaaaaatttaacttaaaggatttgttttgaaaataattcatttcaaattACTGGACTGGGTTTCTGTTTTATATCTCCTACAAACAATGCGATCTGTAGAACAAGAAAGGCGAACTTCATTTTGACAACTGAGTTGCtatatgtttatgttttataGACTGAAAATATCCACGTAAGTTTAAGTTTGAAACCGaataaatttcttaattaCCACGTAAGCGAAACGAATATAATTATACACTATAATATTTCTCATTTGGCCTGCAAAATTAAAAGTTGTATTAGTTTGGCCAAGATGCTGATAACAAAACGTAGTTTCTTAATTCTTTTCGTAGTATTCCAACTTTTTACAACCGTTCCGGCCTATGTGGTGAATGTGAATAATGAGAATCTTCCTCTACTCTTGGAATCCCATAAACTGGTGTTGCTTAATTTCTATGTGAATTGGTGCAAATTCAGCATGCAGCTAGAACCCATTTACTATGAAGTCGCTCAGCTGCTTCGGATGGGAAATCCTGAGCAAGGTCTCATAGTTTTGGGCAGGGTTGATTGTGATGTCGAAACGGAATTGGCGAAAAAATATCATATTCGAAAGTATCCAACGGTGGCTGTGGTGCAGCATGGACTGATCCGATGGGATGAATTTCAAGGACCTCGTAATGTCGAGAGTATTATGAAATTTTTGGAAACGCACTTGAATGATCCCGTTAAAGAGATACAATCAAAAACGGAATTGGACAATTTGGTGGTTGTATCAAACACTCTGATTATCGGTTACTTTACAAACTAtcttgatcaagaatataaagTTTTTCGTGATGCTGTGCGTTTTTTCGGTCCATACGGCGATTTCTATGTGGTCCTGTACGATGCTATGAGAAATGCCACTCTAGATGGCGAACACAGGATTGTCGCTAGGGCTAAATATGATCACATTGAGGAGTATAAGGGGAATAAGACAAATACCAAGGAGCTGGGAATGTGGATTTTCTATCAATGTCAACCCATGGTGCAAGAGATAACATTTGCCAATGCCGAGATACTAATCGATGGTTCTCTGCCACTTATGATACTATTTCACCATAAAGATGATCATGAATCGGTCAAGCTATTTAGAAAAACGGTCGAGTCTCAATCAACGGAAACTTTTATGTCTGTTAGATTTATCAGCGGTCAGTCCGATATGTTCTCCCATGCAATGTATCATATGGGCAAATCGGAGGAGGATTTACCCTTTATTGCCTTCGATACCTTCGAGCATATGTATGTCCTTCCGAATTTCACTGATATTGAAGTGCCTGGCACAATAGAGCAATACATTGAAGACCTTCATTCGGGTAAATTGCATTATAAGTACCATGAAAAGGAACTTTTGGACGCCTTAGGCGGCGATGTGCAAGAAACAACTCGCATTCcagaatcaaaatttaaaattctaaaaCAATCCAAACATCGCTATACCTATGTTAAAgaggaattgtaaattatcattaagtataagtataaaattaaaaattacaaataattttttgccatcaatctctaatttgaatttgaattctTTTGCTTCCATTCAAGATTCAATGCCCATTTCGGTGTGATTGTCATTTGTGACAAATCGAACACCAAACAAATATGGTCAACTTCATCGTCAATTAAAGGTAAATGTCGCGTGCCAGTCCTGGAAGCAAGATATCATCGACTGCATAAGATTTCTAGGAAATAACCAGGAAAGGAGATTTGAATATGCGTGATCTAGCCATATAAATACTAATAAACTCATTAGTCAAGCATCTAATAGTCAAATCTCTGAGGCTTCGAAATTTAACTTAAATCTCGAATTGGATCCAAAACCTCTAGAGACAAAAATCGGTTAGTTATGGTCTCACTCACTGTTGACTAAACACTCTTACTCATAAATTGTCATTATTAATCATAAATTTATGGCAATATCCAGAGCGTTACATGTTACCAAACAAAAATGGAAGTGGTCCAAACAGAATAGAGCACGTGCTAGCAAAACAGCGATCAAGTGCCAAGTGTGGCACCTTCTTCtctggcagcagcagcaagttGTGGCTGGagctgttgttgatgatgcAGTTGCAAGTTTGCTAAAAGTTGGAGCTGCAATTATAGAATTTTCCATAGTGGGCCATATAAGGTACGTTTCATAATTATAACGCCACccatatatttcaaatattggtCTAACGGTACAATTTTCGATGTTACAATGTTCTACCGAAATACTTGTTGgggcacaacaacaacatacaaCAACTTTGGGATCAATATGAATAACGGTACTTTTCTATTTACGCAAATTTGGTTTTGAGCTTGTTTCATAATTATAACGCCACTTTCAATTAATGCGTTTTTTTACTACAAATGTCAAcagttaacaattttttttttatgaacaattaaaatttgctttCCATTTTTAGAAATGACATTAAATATCCTTGTAGGCATccttaaaactaaatttttaattacatcTGGCTCAAACATCCATCCAAGCCCCGTCTATCGCATCTTTCAGTTCTTGTACTGTGTTAAATTGCCGATTTTCCCTGGAAACCTTACGTACTAAGATGCTCCAGAGATTCGCAATCGGATTGAGGTCTGGGGATCATGCTGTCCAGTTCATAACTGGGATTTCCTTGGAACAAAACCATGACTTCGTCTCCGTGCTCCCTGGAAAGTCCAGTCTCTACCATCATTTTCATTGAAAAATGGGATGAGACAGTTTTCCAACACCTGGATGTAATCTGCACTCTTCATTCGGGGAGATTACAACTGCAGTTTCTAACATCCAGCCTAGGAAAAAGCTCCTCAAACCATTTCAAAATTGTTGAACATATAAACAGACAATGGTCATCAGTAAGCATCACACAATAATAACCAAATTCGTGTTTACAATAAAGATATAAATTAGAGGTAATTTTTTCGGATGAAAAACAAATGGAACTTGGATGGTTCTACTGGTTTTCAACGATATTGGCATGATCTGAGGAAAGAGCCATACATTTTTTCCAAGCACAATTTCGGTGGACGAAATGTGATGGTTTGAGGAGCTTTTTCTTAGGCTGGATGTTAGAAACTGCAGTTGTAATCTCCCCGAATGAAGAGTGCAGATTACATCCAGGTGTTGGAAAACTGTCTCATCCCATTTTTCAATGAAAATGATGGTAGAGACTGGACTTTCCAGGGAGCACGGAGACGAAGTCATGGTTTTGTTCCAAGGAAATCCCAGTTATGAACTGGACAGCATGATCCCCAGACCTCAATCCGATTGCGAATCTCTGGAGCATCTTAGTACGTAAGGTTTCCAGGGAAAATCGGCAATTTAACACAGTACAAGAACTGAAAGATGCGATAGACGGGGCTTGGATGGATGTTTGAGCCAgatgtaattaaaaatttagttttaaggATGCCTACAAGGATATTTAATGTCATTTCTAAAAATGGaaagcaaattttaattgttcataaaaaaaaaattgttaactgTTGACATTTGTAGTAAAAAAACGCATTAATTGAAAGTGGCGTTATAATTATGAAACAAGCTCAAAACCAAATTTGCGTAAATAGAAAAGTACCGTTATTCATATTGATCCCAAAGTTGttgtatgttgttgttgtgcccCAACAAGTATTTCGGTAGAACATTGTAACATCGAAAATTGTACCGTTAGaccaatatttgaaatatatggGTGGCGTTATAATTATGAAACGTACCTTACATAGTTGGCCACCAAAACAAGGCAAACGCTCTAAAAAGGTGTTGACTCTGGCAGTTTGAGGAACTGTCCAATCCATGGCCACCATAAATAACTGCCAATAAATGTCAACGTTTTTGGCGCATTAACATAAAGAGCCGTAAGCCGATTTCGTTGACAGctgacacacacaaacacacagacacacacacacacaggtgTGCCACAGTGAGATTGACATCAAACCCTGAGGTACGAGTAATGGCCATCATTATAtcgtctctctctcattcGCTCTACACAATTGATATAATCGCCTTTTAATCACCTACACCAACTTGGCTCTTGATGTCCAATTACATCTTCAGCTTCAGGTCCATTTCCAGCTTCAAGTCCATCTCTTGGTGCCAAGATTTAAGTTTAGTTGCCATTCTTCAATTGTCCAGATCTAAGAAATGCGGGCGGAAGTCACGTGCGgatgttttattttctactTTCTAGTTTGGTCTTAATTCTTTGATGTTCATAGTCAAACATGCGAGTTCTAAATTAAGGCTCCAAATGTTTCCGTTTATAATTTACCTAGTTTTAGTACACAATTTCACCGAAAATTAACCCAGTTTAATTTGGAGTACTTCATGACGGTACTTTGAGAAGTTTgaaaaacaaaccgaaaacTAAATCGaatgattacaaaaatttatttaaaatgtttactttCCGATGAgaacgaaaagaaaacaaattctaCTATTTGAGTTCTAATTTCTATTCGTAAGGGTCGACCTTGATAAGGTTTAAATTTCTCACATTTCTAAAACAATCCGTTTAATTCGGTATGAAAGAGAAACAATGAATTTATATAACAATTTTGAAAAGTTAATGGTTTGGGTTGTTTCAACAATCTATCTATTCTATCTTCAGCTTAAATACAACTTTAAATTGACAGCATCATCAAATTTAAGAAACATATATTACGAAGTTAAGAAAAACTCTTAAATTTTCCATAGACTTAACAAAGCCGTGCAAAACGGGGATCGacaaaagaatataaaaaccCTTGCAGGAAGTTTTCAATGGAATTTCTAGTAATGATTCCTCTCTATTGTtgcaacaaaaactacaaaaaaaaaaggaagcaaGTGTAAATCCATATCAACAACAAGTTGCAATTACAATTTCAGCGTCTCAATGTgtgatatttcaattaaagttTACTGTCGCCAGTCATTAAATGACAAATGCAACATGTACATGCGGCATGTGGCAACaagcaacagaaaaaaaaacagaagccaacaaacaaaaaacaaaaaaaatacaaaattaaatgtcaaagcGGACAAACGGAATAACAAAATATCGACAATGTACTActctaacaacaacaaaacagaatCAGAATCAGAGTCGGAATCGAGTTGATGATGGAGCCGGTATCTTCTCTCCTCAACGTATTCAAAGTTGTGCACGAATTCAACTGCGAttccaatttcattttgttcaggggccaaaagaaataaaagtcAACAGAgagaacgaacgaacgaaccaaaaaaaaaaacacaaacaaaacgtttttgtttaattaaattaacaaaatacGCGACGGACGGATAAAAACTCAGTTATTTTTACACACGCCAACACCAGAAGAAgcgaaaaaaacacaaagctGGCCAACACGTGTTGGCTTTGGCCAAGAGTAAAGAGAATTTGGCCACCAAAATGCGCTCTTAAGACCGAAGTTTGACTATGCCTATTCACTTGCTCCCATTGAGTTTGCCAGGCATGCCGTCTCGTTTGCTCACATTCATTCCGGGGCTGTTGTTCTCTCGCTTATACTCAAGGCACTTCCCTCACGGGCCATCTCTTTCGCTGTGGGCTAACTCAACCCGTTTCGACCAATGAATAAAAAGCGGTTGCCACAGTGCGCCATGCGCGTATTAAAAGAGGCGGAGCTGCTATAGCCTGACACTATAGTGTCTCGGGCCTCTCTCGACCGATCTGGTTCCCCTGCG is a window encoding:
- the LOC6647670 gene encoding endoplasmic reticulum resident protein 44, which encodes MQLEPIYYEVAQLLRMGNPEQGLIVLGRVDCDVETELAKKYHIRKYPTVAVVQHGLIRWDEFQGPRNVESIMKFLETHLNDPVKEIQSKTELDNLVVVSNTLIIGYFTNYLDQEYKVFRDAVRFFGPYGDFYVVLYDAMRNATLDGEHRIVARAKYDHIEEYKGNKTNTKELGMWIFYQCQPMVQEITFANAEILIDGSLPLMILFHHKDDHESVKLFRKTVESQSTETFMSVRFISGQSDMFSHAMYHMGKSEEDLPFIAFDTFEHMYVLPNFTDIEVPGTIEQYIEDLHSGKLHYKYHEKELLDALGGDVQETTRIPESKFKILKQSKHRYTYVKEEL